CGCTGGTCCCAGCCATCCCGGCCCGCGATCCGAGCCGCTCGGCCCGCCGCGCGATGTCAGCAACGTGTTCTTCCTTTCACCCCAGGCGGGGAGAGGGTGGGGGCCGTGGCACGATTGCGGCGATGAGCACGGACACCACGGGCACTGCCGCCCGAGACGGAGAACAGCGCGCCGGCGGACCGGCCGACTCGCCCTTCATTCGGGCCTGCCGGCGGCGGCCCGGCCCGCACACCCCGGTCTGGTTCATGCGCCAGGCTGGCCGCTCACTGCCGGAGTACCGGGAGATCCGGGCGAGCGTGCCGATGCTGGAATCCTGCCGTCGCCCTGAGCTGGTCACCGAGATCACCCTCCAGCCGGTACGCCGGCACGGGGTGGACGCGGCCATCCTGTTCAGCGACATCGTGGTGCCGGTCGCCGCGGCCGGGGTCGACCTGGACATCGTGCCGGGCACCGGCCCGGTGGTCGCCGAGCCGATCCGCACCGCCGCCGACGTGGAGCGGGTTCGCCCGATCACCCGCGACGACGTGCCGTACGTGGACGAGGCCGTCCGGCAACTCGTGATCGAGCTGGGCGACACCCCGCTGATCGGCTTCGCCGGCGCGCCGTTCACCCTGGCCAGCTACCTGGTCGAGGGGGGTCCGTCACGGACCCACGCCAAGACCAAGGCCATGATGTACGGCGATCCGGAGCTGTGGCACGCGCTCTGCGGCCGGCTGGCCGAGGTGACTCTGGCCTTCCTCCGGGTGCAGATCGAGGCCGGGGTCTCCGCCGTGCAACTGTTCGACTCGTGGGCCGGTGCGCTCTCCGAGGCCGACTACCGGCGCTACGTGCTGCCGCACTCGACGGCCGTGCTGAGCGGGCTGGTCGACGCCGGGGTGCCGCGGATCCACTTCGGGGTTGGCACCGCTGAGCTGCTCGGCGCGATGGGCGAGGCCGGCGCGGACGTCGTCGGCGTCGACTGGCGGACCCCGCTGGACGTGGCCACCGGCCGGATCGGCCCGGACAAGGCGGTGCAGGGCAACCTGGACCCGGCCGTGCTGTTCGCGCCGTGGCCGGTCGTGGAGACCGAGGTACGCCGGATTCTGGACCAGGGCAGGGCGGCCCCCGGGCACGTGTTCAACCTCGGCCACGGGGTGCTGCCGGAGACCGACCCCGACGTGCTGACGCGGGTGGTGGCGCTGGTGCACGAGCTGTCCAGCCGCCGGACCGACCAGGGCTGACACGCGATGCGGCAGCCTTGGCGGGTGGCGGTGGTCGGCGGCGGAATCGCCGGGCTGGCCGCCGCGGCCCGGTTGCGCGAGAGCGCCCCGGCCGGCACCGAGATCTTGGTGTACGAGCAGTCCGGCGCGCTGGGCGGCAAGCTGCGTACCGGCGAGCTGGCCGGCCAGCCGGTGGAGTTCGGCGCCGAGTCGTTCCTGATGCGCGACCCGACCGGTGCCGAGTCCGCCGCGGTGGCCCTGATCCGCCGGCTCGGAATGGCCGAGGAGATCGTGCACCCCACGGTCGGGCAGGCCGCGTTGGTCGTCGACGGGGGGCTGCGCCCTGTCCCGGGCGGCACGCTGGTGGGCGTACCCGGGGATCTGGACAAGGTGGCCGCGGTCGCCCGCCCGGCCGCGGACGCCGACACCGACGGCGGCCGACCGCTGGTCGCACCGGACGTGGACGTCTCGGTGGGTGCGCTGGTCCGCTCCCGCTTCGGCGACGAGGTGGTCGACCGGCTGGTCGACCCGATGCTGGGCGGCGTGTATGCCGGCCGCGCCGACAACCTCTCCCTGGTCACCACCATGCCGGCGCTGGCCCGCGCGGCCCGGGTGGAGCACACCCTGGTGGGCGCGGTCCGGGCGGCGCAGGCCGCGTCGCCGCGCGCCCCCGGCGTCCCGGTCTTCGGCACTCTGGCCAACGGGCTGAGCAGCCTGGTCGAGGCGGCGGCGACGGCCAGCGGCGCGACGGTTCGGCGGGACGCCGCGGTCCGCGAGCTGACCCCGACCGACACGGGCTGGCGGCTCACGGTCGGCCCGACCCGGGACCCGGAGCTGGTCGAGGTGGACGCCGTGGTGCTGGCGGTACCGGCCCGGCCGGCGGCCCGCCTGCTCGCCGGCCCCGCCCCGGTGGTCGCCGCAGGCGTCGGCGAGTTGGACTACGCCAGCGTCGCGCTGGTCACCCTGGCGCTGCCGCAGCCACGGCTGCCCGAGCTGTCCGGCTTCCTGGTGCCGAGCACCGAGGGCCTGCTGATCAAGGCGGCCACCTTCTTCACCACCAAGTGGGGGCACCTGCGCCGGCCGGACGGGCTGGCGCTGGTGCGTGCCTCGGTGGGTCGGTACGGCGAGGAGGCGCATCTCCAGCGCCCCGACGCGGACCTGGCCGCCACCGTGCATCGGGAGCTCTCGGCGGTGCTCGGCACCCCGCTGCCCGCCCCGGTCGACGGGCACGTGCAGCGGTGGGGCGGGGCGCTGCCCCAGTACACCCCGGGGCACGCCGACCGGGTCGCCGCCGCGCGGACGGCGTTGCGGGCCGCGCACCCCACCCTCGTCCTCGCCGGCGCCGGCTACGACGGGGTCGGCATACCGGTCTGCGTCCGCTCCGGCGAGACGGCGGCCGACGAGATCATCACAGCACTGGGAGGATCGGCGAGATGACCGAGCAGACCAACGCGGCCCGGTTGCGGGAGCTGAACGACAGCATCCGCTACACCATGTGGTCGGTGTTCCGAGCCAGCGCACCGTTGCCGTCGCTGCGAGACAACGTCACCGGCGAGGTCGAGTCCCTCTTCGAGGAGCTGGCCGGCAAGGACGTGGTGATCCGGGGCGTGTACGACGTATCCGGGCTGCGCGCCGACGCGGACGTGATGATCTGGTGGCACTCCGCCTCCAGCGACGCGCTGCAGGACGCGTACCTGCGGTTCCGCCGCACCACCCTGGGCCGGGCGCTCACCCCGGTCTGGTCGCAGATGGCGCTGCACCGGCCGGCGGAGTTCAACAAGAGCCACATCCCGGCGTTCCTGGGCGGCGAGGAGGCCCGCCCCTACATCTGCGTGTACCCGTTCGTC
The nucleotide sequence above comes from Micromonospora sp. NBC_00389. Encoded proteins:
- the hemG gene encoding protoporphyrinogen oxidase, producing the protein MRQPWRVAVVGGGIAGLAAAARLRESAPAGTEILVYEQSGALGGKLRTGELAGQPVEFGAESFLMRDPTGAESAAVALIRRLGMAEEIVHPTVGQAALVVDGGLRPVPGGTLVGVPGDLDKVAAVARPAADADTDGGRPLVAPDVDVSVGALVRSRFGDEVVDRLVDPMLGGVYAGRADNLSLVTTMPALARAARVEHTLVGAVRAAQAASPRAPGVPVFGTLANGLSSLVEAAATASGATVRRDAAVRELTPTDTGWRLTVGPTRDPELVEVDAVVLAVPARPAARLLAGPAPVVAAGVGELDYASVALVTLALPQPRLPELSGFLVPSTEGLLIKAATFFTTKWGHLRRPDGLALVRASVGRYGEEAHLQRPDADLAATVHRELSAVLGTPLPAPVDGHVQRWGGALPQYTPGHADRVAAARTALRAAHPTLVLAGAGYDGVGIPVCVRSGETAADEIITALGGSAR
- the hemE gene encoding uroporphyrinogen decarboxylase, coding for MSTDTTGTAARDGEQRAGGPADSPFIRACRRRPGPHTPVWFMRQAGRSLPEYREIRASVPMLESCRRPELVTEITLQPVRRHGVDAAILFSDIVVPVAAAGVDLDIVPGTGPVVAEPIRTAADVERVRPITRDDVPYVDEAVRQLVIELGDTPLIGFAGAPFTLASYLVEGGPSRTHAKTKAMMYGDPELWHALCGRLAEVTLAFLRVQIEAGVSAVQLFDSWAGALSEADYRRYVLPHSTAVLSGLVDAGVPRIHFGVGTAELLGAMGEAGADVVGVDWRTPLDVATGRIGPDKAVQGNLDPAVLFAPWPVVETEVRRILDQGRAAPGHVFNLGHGVLPETDPDVLTRVVALVHELSSRRTDQG
- the hemQ gene encoding hydrogen peroxide-dependent heme synthase, coding for MTEQTNAARLRELNDSIRYTMWSVFRASAPLPSLRDNVTGEVESLFEELAGKDVVIRGVYDVSGLRADADVMIWWHSASSDALQDAYLRFRRTTLGRALTPVWSQMALHRPAEFNKSHIPAFLGGEEARPYICVYPFVRSYEWYLLPDAERREMLAEHGKMARGYPDVRANTVASFALGDYEWMLAFEADELHRIVDLMRDLRASGARRHVREEVPFYTGRRRSIAEIVDCLV